A portion of the Tenacibaculum todarodis genome contains these proteins:
- a CDS encoding alpha/beta hydrolase family protein: protein MKTKILLIVLFLASFSFAQENLSYQKPSKEILDLADVDLAPGVQIDSKGENMVLLYRNQYKSIAELSETELRLAGLRINPVTNIGSRTTFYTNLKVKKTGSKDAKQVTNLPENPRLSGFSWSPDQSMMACLNTTKTGVEVWVVNIYNGNATKITEANINANMGSTINWFKDNKHLLIKTLPSNRKPLINTATAIPNGPTVSVSNGSKAQNRTYQDLLKTPNDELNFQQLASSEIKKVSINGKVENFLPTDMYRGISFSPDGNFVMVTKIKRPFSYLVTYSRFPSESSVYDLNANLVKTVNKVSLDEVRPKGFMATRKGKRNMNWRSDKPATLFWAEALDSGDPEIKVKYRDAVYELNAPFNSNPKLILKTKQRFSGIQWGNDKIAVAYDYWWNTRNTKTYLFNPSDANSEAKIISDRSYQDVYSDPGNFVTTKNKFGKYTLDIQDDKLFLMGDGFTKEGQFPFVDEYSLKTNKNNRLYQSKYTDKLETLSSAINMKKGEILVRIESQTEYPNYYIRNLKNGNLKPITAFKNPFKSLTDVNKRVISYKRDDGLDLEGTLYLPLNYEKGKKYPMILWAYPREFKDKASASQSTANPNEFIYPYWGSPIYWITKGYVVLDDAAFPIVGEGTNEPNDKFRTQLVGNAKAAIDAVDNLGYIDRNKVAVGGHSYGAFMTANLLSHSNLFAAGIARSGAYNRTLTPFGFQSEERSYWEAPNVYYNMSPFMHADKMKTPLLLIHGVADNNSGTYPLQSERYFNALKGLGATVRLVMLPKESHGYRAKESIMHMLWEQDQWLEKYVKNKETLNFNNNKMKN from the coding sequence ATGAAGACAAAAATTCTATTAATCGTTTTATTCTTAGCGAGCTTTTCGTTTGCTCAAGAAAATTTATCCTATCAAAAGCCTTCTAAAGAAATTTTAGATTTGGCAGATGTAGATTTAGCTCCTGGAGTACAAATTGACAGTAAAGGTGAAAACATGGTTCTTCTTTACAGAAATCAATATAAATCTATCGCAGAACTTTCTGAAACTGAATTACGTTTGGCGGGATTGAGAATTAACCCTGTTACCAATATAGGAAGTAGAACCACTTTCTACACAAATTTAAAGGTTAAAAAAACTGGAAGTAAAGATGCTAAACAAGTAACAAATTTACCAGAAAACCCTCGCTTGTCTGGATTTTCTTGGTCACCTGATCAAAGTATGATGGCATGCTTAAACACCACAAAAACAGGAGTAGAAGTATGGGTTGTTAATATTTATAACGGTAATGCAACTAAAATTACCGAAGCAAATATTAATGCGAATATGGGAAGCACTATTAATTGGTTTAAAGACAATAAACACCTATTAATTAAAACATTGCCTAGCAATAGAAAACCTTTAATAAATACAGCTACAGCAATACCAAACGGACCTACAGTTTCGGTAAGTAATGGTTCTAAAGCTCAAAACAGAACCTATCAAGATTTATTAAAAACACCAAATGATGAATTGAATTTTCAACAATTAGCATCTTCAGAAATAAAAAAAGTATCAATTAATGGTAAAGTCGAAAATTTTCTACCAACGGATATGTATAGAGGAATTAGTTTTTCTCCAGATGGAAACTTTGTAATGGTTACTAAAATAAAACGTCCGTTTTCTTACTTAGTTACCTACTCTCGTTTTCCTAGTGAAAGTAGCGTTTATGACTTAAATGCAAATCTTGTAAAAACTGTAAATAAAGTTTCTTTAGATGAAGTAAGACCAAAAGGTTTTATGGCTACGAGAAAAGGAAAACGTAATATGAACTGGAGATCAGACAAACCTGCAACCTTATTTTGGGCAGAAGCTTTAGATAGTGGTGATCCAGAAATTAAAGTTAAATATAGAGACGCTGTTTATGAACTAAATGCGCCTTTTAATAGTAATCCAAAATTAATTTTAAAAACCAAACAACGTTTCTCAGGAATACAATGGGGAAATGATAAAATAGCTGTTGCTTACGATTATTGGTGGAATACTAGAAATACTAAAACATATTTATTTAACCCTTCGGATGCTAACAGCGAAGCTAAAATAATTTCAGACAGAAGTTATCAAGATGTTTACAGTGATCCCGGAAATTTTGTTACCACTAAAAACAAATTTGGTAAGTACACATTAGACATACAAGACGATAAACTCTTTTTAATGGGTGATGGATTTACTAAAGAAGGACAATTTCCTTTTGTAGATGAATACAGTTTAAAAACTAATAAAAATAATCGTTTGTATCAATCTAAATATACTGATAAACTTGAAACATTGAGTTCAGCTATCAATATGAAAAAAGGTGAGATATTAGTTCGAATTGAATCGCAAACGGAATATCCTAATTATTATATTCGAAATTTAAAAAATGGAAACCTTAAACCTATAACTGCATTTAAAAACCCATTTAAAAGTTTAACAGATGTAAACAAACGTGTTATTAGTTATAAACGTGATGATGGATTAGATTTAGAAGGCACACTATACTTACCACTTAACTATGAAAAAGGGAAAAAATATCCTATGATATTATGGGCTTATCCAAGAGAATTTAAAGACAAAGCAAGCGCTTCTCAAAGCACAGCAAATCCAAATGAATTTATCTATCCATATTGGGGTTCTCCAATTTACTGGATTACAAAAGGATATGTTGTTTTAGATGATGCTGCTTTCCCAATTGTTGGAGAAGGAACCAATGAGCCTAATGATAAGTTTCGCACACAATTAGTAGGTAATGCCAAAGCTGCAATTGACGCAGTTGATAATTTAGGCTATATAGATAGAAATAAAGTTGCTGTTGGAGGACATAGTTATGGTGCATTTATGACCGCAAATTTACTATCTCATTCCAATCTTTTTGCCGCAGGTATTGCTAGAAGTGGTGCTTATAACAGAACACTAACTCCATTTGGTTTTCAAAGTGAAGAACGTAGTTATTGGGAAGCGCCAAATGTTTATTATAACATGTCTCCTTTTATGCATGCAGATAAAATGAAAACCCCATTGTTATTAATTCACGGAGTAGCAGACAATAATTCAGGGACATATCCGCTACAAAGCGAGCGTTATTTTAATGCTTTAAAAGGCTTAGGAGCAACTGTTAGATTGGTAATGCTACCTAAAGAAAGTCATGGATATAGAGCAAAAGAATCTATTATGCACATGCTTTGGGAACAAGATCAGTGGTTAGAGAAATACGTAAAAAATAAAGAAACACTTAATTTTAATAATAATAAAATGAAGAACTAG